The Mycobacterium paragordonae genome includes a region encoding these proteins:
- a CDS encoding PecA family PE domain-processing aspartic protease has protein sequence MSFLTVVPDIVTGAAADVAGIESAIRSANRAAAASTTEVVAAAGDEVSRAIADLFSGHALDYQALSARATTFQSELARALNAAAGQYAAAEAAAASDMSAQSIEQGLLDIINLPTNVLVGRPLIGDGAGGTTNAQGVGTPGGGGGLLFGNGGRGGDSIAVGVVGGAGGPAGLLGTGGTGGMGGFGAAGGTGGTGGWLYGNGGMGGIGGPFSVGGAGGSALLFGGGGTGGLGGALGGAGGVGGRGGWLIGDGGAGGTGGVSGGPGGVAGGPGGAGGAATVGAPGATGATGGAPAVPVLVDQQLHRPYVNVSIGGGPMSQVVLDTGSVGLIVPPQAVNFASLGPVTHAGYSITYGDIANQITETYDTYATTVNFGNGIITAPTNIGVITSVAQTVNGVTTILPTSAGVPVLGIGANQLGGSPIAGPVQALPGTLNQGILINEPAGSVQFGANPGTAFAVSNGAPVTNLLVSVNGGAPLPVFSAYVDTGGLSGLLPFYLGTGAVNGLVPAGTHLTVYNDGGVLLYQQTVGAGSDAPRVGFLSMNTGNTPFELMPIYFSYSTPAGTIFYNR, from the coding sequence ATGTCGTTTCTTACAGTCGTGCCGGACATCGTGACGGGCGCGGCGGCCGATGTCGCCGGCATCGAATCGGCGATTCGCAGCGCCAATCGGGCAGCCGCCGCTTCCACCACTGAGGTGGTGGCCGCGGCCGGCGACGAGGTGTCCAGGGCGATTGCCGATCTGTTCTCCGGTCATGCCCTGGATTACCAGGCGCTCAGCGCCCGGGCAACGACATTCCAGAGCGAGCTGGCGCGGGCGCTGAATGCGGCGGCGGGCCAGTACGCGGCCGCTGAGGCGGCCGCCGCCAGTGATATGTCGGCGCAGAGCATCGAGCAGGGCCTGCTTGACATCATCAATCTGCCCACCAACGTGCTGGTGGGGCGGCCACTGATCGGGGACGGCGCCGGCGGCACGACCAACGCACAGGGGGTTGGAACGCCCGGCGGAGGCGGTGGCCTGCTGTTCGGAAACGGCGGCCGCGGCGGTGACAGCATCGCTGTCGGAGTCGTCGGCGGCGCCGGCGGTCCGGCGGGGTTGCTGGGTACGGGCGGCACCGGCGGCATGGGCGGCTTCGGCGCCGCGGGCGGGACCGGCGGCACCGGGGGCTGGCTCTACGGCAACGGCGGAATGGGCGGCATCGGCGGTCCTTTCAGCGTCGGCGGCGCCGGCGGCAGCGCGCTGTTGTTCGGCGGCGGCGGAACGGGCGGCCTGGGCGGGGCACTCGGCGGCGCCGGCGGTGTCGGTGGTCGCGGCGGATGGCTGATCGGAGATGGCGGCGCGGGCGGCACCGGAGGAGTGTCCGGCGGACCCGGCGGGGTGGCGGGCGGTCCCGGTGGCGCGGGTGGTGCCGCGACCGTGGGCGCACCGGGAGCCACCGGCGCTACCGGCGGCGCTCCCGCCGTTCCGGTGCTGGTGGACCAGCAGCTGCACCGGCCGTACGTCAACGTGTCCATCGGTGGCGGTCCGATGTCGCAGGTGGTTCTCGACACCGGGTCGGTGGGGCTGATCGTCCCGCCGCAGGCTGTGAACTTCGCGTCTCTGGGCCCGGTCACTCACGCGGGGTACAGCATCACCTACGGCGATATCGCCAATCAAATCACCGAGACGTATGACACTTACGCGACGACAGTGAATTTCGGAAACGGGATCATCACCGCGCCCACCAATATCGGGGTGATCACGTCGGTAGCGCAGACAGTCAATGGTGTGACCACCATTCTCCCGACGTCAGCTGGGGTGCCAGTGCTCGGCATCGGTGCAAACCAGTTGGGCGGGTCACCCATTGCCGGTCCGGTACAGGCACTTCCGGGCACCTTGAACCAGGGCATCCTGATCAACGAGCCCGCGGGATCCGTTCAGTTCGGCGCTAACCCGGGCACCGCCTTCGCCGTCTCGAATGGCGCTCCGGTCACCAACCTGCTGGTGAGCGTCAACGGAGGCGCCCCGCTACCGGTCTTCAGCGCGTACGTCGATACCGGTGGTCTGTCGGGTCTCCTGCCCTTCTACCTGGGGACCGGAGCTGTCAACGGGTTGGTACCGGCCGGCACCCACCTGACGGTCTACAACGACGGCGGCGTGCTGTTGTATCAGCAGACCGTCGGCGCGGGGTCCGACGCGCCGCGCGTCGGGTTTTTGAGTATGAATACCGGCAACACTCCCTTTGAACTGATGCCGATCTATTTCTCCTACAGCACACCGGCGGGAACGATTTTCTACAATCGCTAG
- the uvrC gene encoding excinuclease ABC subunit UvrC, producing MPDPATYRPAPGSIPVEPGVYRFRDTHGRVIYVGKAKSLRSRLTSYFADVAGLHPRTRQMVTTAAKVEWTVVNTEVEALQLEYNWIKEFDPRFNVRYRDDKSYPVLAVTLNEEYPRLMVYRGPRRKGVRYFGPYSHAWAIRETLDLLTRVFPARTCSNGVFKRHNQIDRPCLLGYIDKCSAPCVGRVSAEQHRQIVLDFCDFLSGKTERFARELEQQMHAASGELDFERAARLRDDLGALRRAMEKQAVVFGDGTDADVVAFADDDLEAAVQVFHVRGGRVRGQRGWIVEKSGDPGDSGAEQLVEQFLTQFYGEQAELGGAADESVNPVPREVLVPCLPSNHDELASWLSGLRGAKVTLRVPRRGDKRALAETVERNAKEALQQHKLKRAGDFNARSAALQNIQDALGLADAPLRIECVDISHVQGTDVVGSLVVFEDGLPRKSDYRHFGIREAAGQGRSDDVASIAEVTRRRFLRHLSDQSDPNVLTAEGKSRRFAYPPNLYVVDGGAPQVNAASAVLDELGITDVAVIGLAKRLEEIWVPAEPDPVIMPRNSEGLYLLQRVRDEAHRFAIAYHRSKRSKRMTASALDSVPGLGEHRRKALVTHFGSIARLKEATVDQITAVPGIGVATATAVLEALRPDATGASE from the coding sequence GTGCCAGATCCCGCTACCTACCGTCCTGCGCCCGGGTCCATCCCGGTCGAGCCGGGCGTCTACCGGTTCCGGGACACCCATGGCCGCGTCATCTACGTCGGCAAGGCCAAGAGCCTGCGCAGCCGGCTGACGTCTTACTTCGCCGACGTCGCCGGATTGCACCCACGAACCCGCCAGATGGTGACCACGGCGGCAAAGGTCGAGTGGACGGTGGTCAACACCGAGGTCGAGGCCCTCCAGCTGGAATACAACTGGATCAAGGAGTTCGACCCGCGCTTCAACGTCCGCTATCGCGACGACAAGTCCTACCCGGTGCTGGCCGTCACCCTGAACGAGGAGTACCCGCGGTTGATGGTCTACCGCGGACCGCGACGTAAGGGAGTGCGGTATTTCGGGCCGTATTCCCATGCGTGGGCGATCCGCGAGACGCTGGACCTGCTCACCCGGGTCTTCCCGGCCCGCACCTGCTCCAACGGAGTCTTCAAGCGGCACAACCAGATCGACCGTCCATGCCTGCTCGGCTACATCGACAAATGCTCGGCGCCGTGCGTCGGGCGGGTCAGCGCCGAACAACACCGCCAGATCGTCCTGGACTTCTGCGACTTCCTGTCCGGCAAGACCGAGCGCTTCGCGCGCGAGCTGGAACAACAGATGCACGCGGCGTCGGGCGAGCTGGACTTCGAGCGGGCAGCCCGGCTGCGCGACGACCTGGGCGCGCTGCGGCGGGCGATGGAGAAGCAGGCGGTGGTGTTCGGCGACGGCACCGACGCCGACGTGGTCGCGTTCGCCGACGACGACCTCGAAGCCGCCGTGCAGGTTTTCCACGTCCGTGGCGGACGGGTGCGCGGCCAGCGCGGCTGGATCGTCGAAAAGTCCGGTGACCCGGGAGATTCCGGTGCCGAGCAGTTGGTGGAGCAGTTTCTGACGCAATTTTACGGAGAGCAGGCCGAGCTCGGTGGTGCCGCCGACGAGTCCGTCAACCCGGTGCCGCGCGAGGTGCTGGTGCCATGCCTGCCGTCCAACCACGACGAACTGGCAAGTTGGCTGTCCGGGCTGCGCGGCGCGAAGGTCACCCTGCGGGTGCCGCGGCGCGGTGACAAGCGGGCGCTCGCCGAAACGGTGGAACGAAATGCGAAAGAGGCGCTGCAGCAACACAAGTTGAAGCGCGCCGGCGACTTCAACGCCAGATCGGCCGCGCTGCAGAACATTCAGGATGCTCTCGGTCTGGCCGACGCCCCACTGCGCATCGAATGCGTCGACATCAGCCACGTGCAGGGCACCGACGTCGTCGGCTCGCTGGTGGTCTTCGAGGATGGCCTGCCGCGCAAATCCGACTACCGGCACTTCGGCATCCGCGAGGCCGCGGGACAGGGACGCTCTGACGACGTGGCGTCCATCGCCGAGGTGACGCGGCGCCGGTTCCTGCGACACCTCAGTGACCAGAGCGACCCCAATGTGCTTACCGCGGAAGGCAAGTCGCGCCGGTTCGCCTACCCGCCCAACCTCTACGTGGTGGACGGCGGCGCACCGCAGGTCAACGCGGCCAGCGCCGTGCTGGACGAACTGGGCATCACCGACGTCGCGGTGATCGGTCTGGCCAAGCGGCTGGAAGAGATCTGGGTGCCCGCGGAGCCCGACCCCGTCATCATGCCCCGCAACAGCGAGGGTCTGTATCTGTTGCAGCGGGTGCGCGACGAGGCGCACCGTTTTGCCATCGCCTACCATCGCAGCAAGCGATCCAAGCGAATGACGGCGTCGGCGCTGGACTCCGTGCCTGGATTGGGCGAGCACCGGCGGAAGGCACTGGTGACCCACTTCGGATCGATAGCCCGCCTCAAGGAGGCCACCGTCGACCAGATCACCGCCGTTCCGGGTATCGGCGTCGCCACCGCGACCGCCGTACTCGAAGCATTACGGCCTGACGCGACGGGAGCTTCGGAATGA
- the rapZ gene encoding RNase adapter RapZ: MTNSDTSAGIDVVLVTGLSGAGRGTAAKVLEDLGWYVADNLPPQLITRMVDFGLAAGSRITQLAVVMDVRSRGFTGDLDEVRNELATRNITPRVVFMEASDDMLVRRYENNRRSHPLQGQQTLAEGIAAERRMLAPVRATADLIIDTSTLSVRGLRESIERAFGGNGGATTSVTVESFGFKYGLPMDADMVMDVRFLPNPHWVDELRPLTGQHEPVRDYVLSQPGAAEFLETYHRLLSLVVDGYRREGKRYMTVAIGCTGGKHRSVAIAEALMVLLRSDPQLTVRALHRDLGRE; encoded by the coding sequence ATGACGAACAGCGACACCTCCGCCGGCATCGATGTCGTTCTGGTGACCGGGTTGTCGGGTGCCGGACGAGGCACGGCGGCCAAGGTGCTCGAGGACCTCGGCTGGTACGTGGCCGACAATCTGCCGCCCCAGTTGATCACCCGCATGGTGGATTTCGGGTTGGCCGCCGGGTCCCGGATCACCCAGTTGGCGGTCGTCATGGACGTGCGGTCCCGCGGATTCACCGGGGATCTGGACGAGGTGCGCAATGAACTGGCCACCCGCAACATCACGCCCCGGGTGGTCTTCATGGAGGCATCCGACGACATGCTGGTGCGCCGCTACGAGAACAACCGGCGCAGTCATCCGCTGCAGGGCCAGCAGACGCTGGCCGAAGGCATCGCCGCCGAGCGCCGGATGCTGGCCCCGGTTCGAGCCACCGCGGACCTGATCATCGACACGTCGACACTGTCGGTGCGCGGACTGCGGGAAAGCATCGAGCGGGCCTTCGGCGGCAACGGGGGCGCCACCACCAGCGTCACGGTAGAGTCCTTCGGCTTCAAGTACGGCCTGCCGATGGATGCCGACATGGTGATGGACGTCCGGTTCCTGCCCAACCCGCACTGGGTGGACGAACTGCGCCCGCTGACCGGTCAGCACGAACCGGTACGCGACTACGTTCTGAGCCAACCGGGCGCGGCCGAGTTCCTGGAGACTTACCATCGGTTGCTGTCACTCGTGGTCGACGGCTACCGACGGGAGGGGAAGCGCTACATGACGGTCGCCATCGGCTGCACCGGAGGCAAGCATCGCAGTGTGGCGATCGCCGAGGCGCTGATGGTCCTGTTGAGATCCGATCCGCAGTTGACGGTGCGGGCGCTGCATCGGGATCTAGGCCGCGAATGA
- the yvcK gene encoding uridine diphosphate-N-acetylglucosamine-binding protein YvcK, with the protein MTDNIVALGGGHGLYATLSAARRLTPHVTAIVTVADDGGSSGRLRSELDVVPPGDLRMALAALASDSPHGRLWATILQHRFGGSGALAGHPIGNLLLAGMSELLADPVAALDEIGRILGVKGRVLPMCPIALQIEADVSGLESDPRMFRVLRGQVAIASTPGKVRRVRLLPADPPATRQAVDAIMSAELVVLGPGSWFTSVIPHVMVPGLHQALQATEARKALVLNLVAEPGETAGFSVERHLHVLAQHAPGFTVDDIIIDAERVPSDRERDQLRRTATLLQAEVHFADVARPGTPLHDPGKLAAVLDGVRVREKDPAAPAVKATEEIPSDGARPRGDDAWR; encoded by the coding sequence ATGACAGACAACATCGTCGCGCTCGGCGGCGGCCACGGCCTGTACGCGACGCTGTCGGCGGCGCGCCGGCTGACACCGCACGTCACCGCCATCGTGACCGTCGCCGACGACGGCGGCTCCTCGGGCCGGCTGCGCAGCGAGCTGGACGTGGTACCACCGGGCGACTTGCGAATGGCGTTGGCCGCGTTGGCATCTGACAGTCCGCACGGCCGGTTGTGGGCGACCATCCTGCAACATCGGTTCGGCGGGAGCGGCGCGCTGGCCGGGCATCCGATCGGGAACCTGCTGTTGGCCGGAATGTCCGAGCTGCTCGCCGACCCGGTCGCGGCCCTCGACGAGATCGGGCGCATCCTCGGCGTCAAAGGACGGGTGCTGCCGATGTGCCCGATCGCCCTGCAGATCGAGGCCGACGTGTCCGGGCTGGAGTCCGACCCACGCATGTTCCGGGTGCTCCGGGGCCAGGTCGCCATAGCGTCGACACCCGGCAAGGTGCGTCGGGTGCGGTTGCTGCCGGCCGACCCCCCGGCTACCCGGCAGGCCGTCGACGCCATCATGTCGGCCGAGTTGGTGGTGCTGGGACCGGGCTCCTGGTTCACCAGCGTGATCCCGCACGTGATGGTGCCCGGGCTGCACCAGGCGCTGCAGGCCACCGAAGCCCGCAAGGCGCTGGTGCTGAATCTTGTCGCGGAGCCGGGGGAGACCGCAGGCTTTTCGGTGGAACGGCATCTGCACGTGCTAGCCCAGCATGCACCGGGATTCACCGTGGACGACATCATCATCGACGCCGAACGAGTGCCCAGCGACCGCGAGCGTGACCAACTGCGACGCACCGCGACACTGCTGCAGGCCGAGGTCCACTTCGCCGACGTGGCCCGACCTGGTACACCTTTACATGACCCGGGCAAGCTGGCGGCAGTCCTGGACGGGGTGCGTGTGCGAGAAAAGGATCCGGCGGCGCCCGCGGTGAAGGCCACCGAAGAGATACCGAGCGACGGTGCACGACCGAGGGGTGACGACGCGTGGCGATGA
- the whiA gene encoding DNA-binding protein WhiA — protein MTTEVKDELSRLVVKSVSARRAEVTSLLRFAGGLHIVAGRVVVEAEVDLGSIARRLRKDIFDLYGYNAVVHVLSASGIRKSTRYVLRVANDGEALARQTGLLDMRGRPVRGLPAQVVGGSIGDAEAAWRGAFLAHGSLTEPGRSSALEVSCPGPEAALALVGAARRLGVSAKAREVRGADRVVVRDGEAIGALLTRMGAQDTRLIWEERRLRREVRATANRLANFDDANLRRSARAAVAAAARVERALEILGDTVPDHLATAGQLRVEHRQASLEELGRLADPPMTKDAVAGRIRRLLSMADRKAKVDGIPDTESAVTPDLLEDA, from the coding sequence ATGACGACCGAAGTCAAGGACGAGCTGAGCCGCCTGGTGGTCAAGTCGGTCAGCGCGCGGCGCGCGGAGGTCACGTCCCTGCTGAGGTTCGCCGGAGGGCTGCACATCGTGGCCGGCCGGGTCGTCGTCGAGGCCGAGGTGGACCTGGGCAGCATCGCGCGGCGGCTGCGCAAAGACATCTTCGACCTGTACGGCTACAACGCGGTGGTGCATGTGTTGTCGGCCAGCGGAATCCGCAAGAGCACCCGGTACGTGTTGCGGGTGGCCAACGACGGCGAAGCACTGGCCCGCCAGACCGGCCTGCTCGACATGCGTGGACGTCCGGTCCGCGGCCTGCCGGCACAGGTCGTCGGCGGCAGCATCGGAGATGCCGAGGCGGCCTGGCGGGGAGCCTTCCTGGCGCACGGGTCGTTGACCGAACCGGGCCGCTCCTCGGCCCTGGAGGTGAGTTGTCCGGGGCCGGAGGCGGCGCTGGCGCTCGTGGGTGCGGCGCGGCGGCTCGGGGTCAGCGCCAAAGCCCGCGAGGTTCGCGGCGCCGACCGGGTGGTGGTGCGCGACGGCGAGGCGATCGGCGCCCTGCTCACCCGGATGGGCGCCCAGGACACCCGGCTGATCTGGGAGGAGCGCCGGCTGCGTCGCGAGGTTCGCGCCACGGCCAACCGGCTGGCCAATTTCGACGACGCCAACCTGCGCCGCTCGGCGCGCGCCGCCGTGGCCGCGGCCGCCAGGGTGGAACGCGCGCTGGAGATACTCGGCGACACGGTGCCCGACCACCTGGCCACCGCGGGCCAGCTGCGTGTCGAACACCGGCAGGCGTCGCTGGAGGAGTTGGGTCGGCTCGCCGACCCGCCGATGACGAAAGATGCTGTAGCAGGCCGTATTCGGCGCTTGCTGTCGATGGCCGACCGTAAGGCGAAAGTGGACGGGATTCCGGACACCGAATCCGCGGTGACCCCCGACCTGCTCGAA